The proteins below come from a single Streptomyces sp. NBC_01276 genomic window:
- a CDS encoding helix-turn-helix domain-containing protein: protein MVEGAQLNQAEAGQRYEVFHTDCPARDVVDHVTSRWGTWVLIALRSNDLRFYELRDGIQGISEKMLAQTLRALVQDGLVWRKVEPTTPPQVTYGLTEFGRDIGEPLTELFDRITRRLSPRSAGQPG from the coding sequence ATGGTGGAAGGCGCGCAGCTCAACCAGGCCGAGGCGGGGCAACGGTATGAGGTGTTTCACACCGACTGCCCCGCGCGCGATGTGGTCGACCATGTGACCAGCAGGTGGGGTACCTGGGTACTGATCGCCTTGCGGAGCAACGATCTCCGGTTCTACGAGCTCCGCGACGGCATCCAGGGCATCAGCGAGAAGATGCTCGCCCAGACCCTGCGCGCGCTGGTCCAGGACGGCCTGGTCTGGCGGAAGGTCGAGCCGACGACGCCGCCTCAGGTCACCTACGGGCTGACCGAGTTCGGCCGGGACATCGGCGAGCCGCTGACGGAACTGTTCGACCGGATCACACGGCGGCTGTCACCGCGCAGCGCGGGACAGCCGGGATAG
- a CDS encoding DUF1963 domain-containing protein, with amino-acid sequence MTMLLLDGGPVAPDAPVTRTGGTPLAPAGTPWPACAACAAPLQFLAQIRLGDLPGHTGPAPGVLALFMCANRPGQCTQWSPTAGGNLALLLPDGGLEPVPAPDGVAQDLLGLGAVRAAVPARTAPGTATVLGRLGGTPDWLQDDETPSCPTCAQPMDFTVELAEGPDPVTAMNFGSGRAYAHTCTPCGRAALLWQC; translated from the coding sequence ATGACGATGCTCCTCCTCGACGGCGGGCCGGTCGCCCCGGACGCCCCGGTCACCCGCACCGGCGGCACGCCGCTGGCCCCCGCCGGCACCCCGTGGCCGGCCTGTGCCGCGTGCGCCGCACCCCTGCAGTTCCTCGCCCAGATCCGCCTCGGCGACCTCCCCGGACACACCGGCCCCGCCCCCGGGGTACTGGCCCTGTTCATGTGCGCGAACCGCCCCGGGCAGTGCACGCAATGGAGCCCCACCGCGGGCGGCAACCTCGCCCTGCTGCTCCCCGACGGCGGACTGGAGCCCGTACCGGCTCCCGACGGCGTGGCTCAGGACCTCCTCGGACTCGGCGCCGTCCGCGCCGCCGTACCCGCCCGCACGGCACCCGGCACCGCGACGGTCCTGGGCCGGCTCGGCGGCACCCCCGACTGGCTCCAGGACGATGAGACCCCCTCCTGTCCCACCTGCGCGCAGCCCATGGACTTCACCGTTGAACTCGCTGAAGGCCCCGACCCCGTGACCGCGATGAACTTCGGCTCCGGCCGCGCCTACGCGCACACCTGCACCCCGTGCGGCCGCGCGGCACTCCTGTGGCAGTGCTGA
- a CDS encoding NADAR family protein, protein MIGNRITHRTADGVRVPGTWRHAFICNGGSYFLTDLFIYADGLVDCWELVTLDEFEQKLRCGWVATSLPDGGRASAHHLASWRFGEPSTWLTPDLLLAEVRDTIDELNGRPDSTARCLAAVDGFMADRTEDNRAAARAAYLAIPETVRLYALGDMDHKDHPLKVLVAGPGGRTPDEHGETVTQEEYDEAVAYFEEREQWRAKAPSRVPADGPAESFAPAVKIYHSYPQRALDDPGKRGLRNDHPAPITVGDVTYPSVAHAYWARSVAEPEARASVVAAESGAKARTVAAAAPRREGWEQVRTAVMARLLRAKYEQHPDLAAILLATGDATVLYDDADSGFWGENGGRGRNWTGRLLELVRSELHAGQTLID, encoded by the coding sequence ATGATCGGCAATCGGATCACCCATCGCACGGCGGACGGCGTCCGCGTACCGGGCACCTGGCGGCACGCGTTCATATGCAACGGCGGCTCCTACTTCCTCACCGACCTCTTCATCTACGCCGACGGCCTCGTCGACTGCTGGGAGCTGGTCACCCTCGACGAGTTCGAGCAGAAGCTCCGCTGCGGATGGGTGGCCACCAGCCTTCCTGACGGCGGACGAGCCTCCGCGCACCACCTGGCCTCGTGGAGGTTCGGCGAACCGAGCACCTGGCTGACACCGGACCTGCTGCTCGCCGAGGTCCGCGACACCATCGACGAGCTGAACGGCCGCCCCGACTCGACCGCCCGCTGCCTCGCCGCGGTGGACGGCTTCATGGCGGACCGTACGGAGGACAACCGGGCCGCCGCCCGCGCCGCCTACCTGGCCATCCCCGAGACCGTACGGCTCTACGCACTCGGCGACATGGACCACAAGGACCACCCCCTGAAGGTCCTGGTGGCGGGGCCCGGCGGCCGGACCCCGGACGAGCACGGGGAAACGGTCACGCAGGAGGAGTACGACGAGGCCGTCGCCTACTTCGAGGAACGCGAACAGTGGCGCGCGAAGGCCCCTTCGCGGGTGCCGGCCGACGGGCCGGCCGAGTCCTTCGCCCCCGCGGTCAAGATCTACCACTCGTATCCGCAGCGTGCGCTCGATGACCCGGGGAAGCGGGGGCTGCGCAACGACCACCCCGCCCCCATCACCGTCGGCGACGTCACCTACCCGTCGGTGGCGCACGCCTACTGGGCCCGGTCCGTCGCCGAACCGGAGGCCCGGGCCTCGGTCGTGGCGGCGGAGTCGGGCGCGAAGGCCCGTACGGTCGCGGCCGCGGCGCCGCGGCGCGAGGGCTGGGAGCAGGTCCGGACGGCGGTCATGGCCCGCCTGCTGCGCGCCAAGTACGAGCAGCACCCCGACCTCGCGGCGATCCTGCTCGCCACGGGTGATGCGACCGTCCTCTACGACGATGCCGACTCGGGCTTCTGGGGCGAGAACGGGGGCCGGGGCCGCAACTGGACGGGCCGCCTCCTGGAGCTCGTCCGTTCCGAACTGCACGCCGGGCAGACCCTCATCGACTGA
- a CDS encoding RlpA-like double-psi beta-barrel domain-containing protein, translated as MRARIAKTAVAALLAAGPAAVITAATASASEDTVTSISAASASELQGEPDSAEAELPLPLSALAPEPGRTTAPPTKPEPGKTTAAPPKPKPGKTTAAPPKPKPGKTTAAPPKPKPGKTTAAPPKPKPGKTTAAPPKPKPGKSSEGTADFFSGNGVAGACGRQISDSDFAVALDPITFGTGNPAPHCGQKVVVTYKGKSIVATVLDASPTAQKHDLDLTPAAFSALAPLDQGRINVTWSFTE; from the coding sequence ATGCGAGCAAGAATCGCCAAGACCGCGGTGGCCGCGCTACTGGCCGCCGGCCCCGCTGCCGTGATCACCGCCGCCACCGCCTCTGCCTCGGAGGACACCGTCACCAGCATCTCGGCGGCGAGCGCTTCGGAACTGCAGGGGGAGCCCGACTCGGCCGAGGCCGAGCTGCCGCTGCCGCTTTCCGCTCTCGCTCCGGAGCCGGGCAGGACGACGGCACCGCCCACGAAGCCGGAGCCGGGCAAGACCACGGCAGCGCCCCCGAAGCCGAAGCCCGGGAAGACCACTGCGGCACCCCCGAAGCCGAAGCCGGGGAAGACCACCGCAGCGCCCCCGAAGCCGAAGCCGGGGAAGACCACGGCAGCGCCCCCGAAGCCGAAGCCGGGGAAGACCACCGCAGCGCCCCCGAAGCCGAAGCCCGGCAAGAGCTCGGAGGGAACGGCGGACTTCTTCTCCGGCAATGGTGTGGCCGGGGCGTGCGGCCGGCAGATCAGCGACAGTGATTTCGCTGTCGCGCTCGACCCGATCACGTTCGGAACCGGAAACCCGGCCCCTCACTGCGGCCAGAAGGTCGTGGTCACGTACAAGGGAAAGTCCATCGTCGCGACGGTCCTTGACGCCAGCCCCACCGCGCAGAAGCACGACCTGGACCTGACGCCCGCCGCGTTCAGCGCACTCGCTCCCCTCGACCAGGGGAGGATCAACGTCACCTGGAGTTTCACGGAGTAG
- a CDS encoding 2'-5' RNA ligase family protein: MPEPGTTAVVIVLPDAAPLLDAAWRIDPALVRRGVPAHVSLLYPFVPESALTCRDEEGVRSLAAGLPAADLLLDEVVTASGFVAVTVPELQPVVDAFRAQWPGLRPYGGRFGARPAAHVTVAMGADDPTAAGRVRAAVGSLLPLRARAAAVQLVALTEEGWRPRLSVPLGSAVAGAQQRGGRGDEGG; this comes from the coding sequence GTGCCAGAGCCAGGGACCACTGCCGTCGTCATCGTTCTGCCCGATGCCGCCCCGCTTCTCGATGCGGCGTGGCGCATCGACCCGGCGCTGGTCCGCCGGGGGGTGCCGGCGCACGTCTCGCTCCTCTACCCGTTCGTGCCGGAATCGGCGCTGACATGCCGGGACGAGGAAGGCGTGCGTTCCCTGGCGGCGGGTCTTCCGGCAGCCGATCTGCTGTTGGACGAGGTCGTGACCGCGTCCGGCTTCGTCGCCGTCACCGTTCCGGAACTCCAACCGGTCGTCGATGCGTTCCGCGCCCAGTGGCCCGGGCTGCGCCCGTACGGAGGCCGCTTCGGGGCGCGTCCCGCCGCCCATGTCACGGTCGCCATGGGTGCGGACGACCCGACGGCCGCCGGCCGGGTGCGCGCTGCGGTCGGCAGCCTGTTGCCGCTGCGCGCCCGCGCGGCGGCGGTCCAGCTGGTGGCGCTGACGGAGGAAGGCTGGCGACCGCGGTTGAGCGTGCCGCTCGGGTCAGCGGTTGCCGGGGCTCAGCAGCGAGGCGGCCGCGGCGATGAAGGCGGCTGA
- a CDS encoding alpha/beta hydrolase translates to MHFISEQLLDDGVLEREFTLGEIPGVLWTPASASAAAPVPLILLGHPPLGLRKMYPRLVDRARQAAADGFAAATIELPGSGDRPRWPAAEQARADLRQAMEAGEPVSDEVIDALVLPLVDKAVPEWRAALDALLSLPEIDGPVGYSGGVISIGVRLAVVEPRIVAAGLFAGSFVPRAVFEEARQVTIPLHVLLQWDDEGNDRQASLDLFDAFGSEEKSLHANMGGHTGVPQHAGEAAARFFARHLR, encoded by the coding sequence ATGCACTTCATCTCTGAACAGCTCCTCGACGACGGCGTCCTGGAGCGCGAATTCACCCTCGGTGAGATCCCCGGCGTCCTGTGGACGCCCGCTTCCGCTTCCGCCGCCGCACCGGTGCCGCTGATCCTGCTCGGCCACCCCCCGCTCGGCCTGCGCAAGATGTACCCCCGCCTCGTGGACCGGGCCCGGCAGGCCGCGGCGGACGGCTTCGCCGCGGCCACCATCGAGCTCCCCGGAAGCGGCGACCGGCCCCGTTGGCCCGCCGCCGAGCAGGCCCGCGCCGACCTGCGCCAGGCGATGGAAGCCGGCGAGCCGGTCAGCGACGAGGTCATCGACGCCCTCGTCCTCCCGCTCGTCGACAAGGCGGTCCCGGAATGGCGGGCCGCCCTGGACGCCCTCCTGTCGCTGCCCGAGATCGACGGCCCGGTCGGGTACTCGGGGGGAGTGATCTCCATCGGCGTTCGCCTCGCGGTGGTCGAGCCGCGCATCGTGGCCGCTGGACTCTTCGCCGGGAGCTTCGTGCCTCGTGCCGTCTTCGAGGAGGCCCGCCAGGTCACGATCCCGCTGCACGTCCTGTTGCAGTGGGACGACGAGGGGAACGACCGGCAGGCGTCCCTGGACCTGTTCGACGCCTTCGGCTCCGAGGAGAAGTCCCTCCACGCCAACATGGGCGGGCACACGGGCGTCCCCCAGCACGCGGGGGAGGCTGCGGCCCGGTTCTTCGCCCGGCACCTGAGGTGA
- a CDS encoding RICIN domain-containing protein: MIARMTCTLGLLLGSLAATTAPAGAAPATDMTTITNVAGGSCLEMPGWTGQPGAQAAVWGCNGGDNQNWVFNSVGGGFFRIVNRSSGQCLELAGLPPTTSNGTAVTQWPCNNGRNQLWWFDHWRNVNGQATAELKSAYTGCLEINGWQAGTWGTGAQLWSCNNGDNQRWAFARDFIYNH; the protein is encoded by the coding sequence TTGATCGCACGCATGACGTGCACGCTCGGACTGCTGCTCGGCAGCCTGGCCGCGACGACCGCTCCGGCAGGCGCGGCGCCCGCCACCGACATGACCACCATCACGAACGTGGCCGGCGGATCGTGTCTGGAGATGCCCGGGTGGACCGGCCAGCCGGGTGCCCAGGCCGCGGTGTGGGGCTGTAACGGCGGCGACAACCAGAACTGGGTCTTCAACAGCGTGGGCGGTGGCTTCTTCCGGATCGTCAACCGTTCCTCGGGCCAGTGCCTGGAGCTGGCAGGGCTGCCGCCGACCACCTCCAACGGAACCGCGGTCACGCAGTGGCCGTGCAACAACGGCCGCAACCAGCTCTGGTGGTTCGACCACTGGCGCAACGTCAACGGCCAGGCCACTGCCGAGCTCAAGAGCGCCTATACCGGGTGCTTGGAGATCAACGGCTGGCAGGCGGGCACCTGGGGCACCGGAGCCCAGCTGTGGAGCTGCAACAACGGCGACAACCAGCGCTGGGCCTTCGCGCGCGACTTCATCTACAACCACTGA
- a CDS encoding NAD(P)H-binding protein: MIVVTGATGNVGRPLTRALAEAGRQVTAVSRHAAAAPDGVRHMVADLAEPNGLEPALAGAKALFLLLSGDMHAVGAHPADIIGQAVAGGVRRVVLLSSLGVATRPFGATRIAIREVEDALRDSGLDWTILRPGGFASNALWWAESVRTRRVVAAPFGDVGVPIIDPADIAEVAAACLLDDRHTGRVYELTGPEVITPRRQAEAIATALGSPVRFQELTRDEARAAMARSMPVELAEDTLDILGAPNPAELRVSPDTLEVLGRAPRPFADWAARNVAAFR; encoded by the coding sequence ATGATCGTGGTGACCGGAGCTACGGGGAATGTGGGCCGGCCGTTGACGCGGGCACTGGCCGAGGCGGGCCGGCAGGTGACGGCGGTGTCGCGGCACGCGGCGGCGGCGCCCGACGGTGTCCGCCACATGGTGGCCGATCTGGCCGAGCCGAACGGCCTTGAGCCCGCGCTGGCCGGGGCGAAGGCGCTGTTTCTGCTGCTGTCCGGCGATATGCACGCCGTCGGGGCCCACCCGGCCGACATCATCGGCCAAGCCGTGGCCGGCGGGGTCCGCCGGGTCGTCCTGCTCTCCTCGCTGGGCGTGGCGACCAGGCCCTTCGGCGCGACGCGGATCGCGATACGAGAGGTGGAGGACGCACTGCGGGACTCCGGCCTGGACTGGACCATCCTGCGGCCGGGCGGCTTCGCCTCCAACGCCCTGTGGTGGGCCGAGTCCGTCCGCACGCGGCGGGTCGTCGCCGCGCCCTTCGGCGATGTCGGGGTGCCGATCATCGACCCTGCGGACATCGCCGAGGTCGCGGCGGCCTGCCTGCTGGACGACCGGCACACCGGCCGTGTGTACGAACTGACGGGCCCTGAGGTGATCACGCCGCGCCGGCAGGCGGAGGCCATCGCCACCGCCCTGGGCTCGCCGGTGCGGTTTCAGGAACTCACCCGCGACGAGGCCAGGGCCGCCATGGCCCGGAGCATGCCCGTGGAACTCGCCGAGGACACCCTGGACATCCTCGGCGCCCCGAACCCAGCCGAGCTGCGCGTCAGCCCGGACACGCTGGAGGTCCTCGGTCGCGCCCCGCGCCCCTTCGCCGACTGGGCGGCCCGCAACGTCGCCGCGTTCCGCTGA
- a CDS encoding MFS transporter, with the protein MYLANTGRPDAPPRPAGARRRVPATVVALGAVSLVTDVSSEMVTAVLPLYLVLGLGLSPLQFGFLDGMFNGATALVRLLGGRLADRGGRHKRVAGAGYLLSALSRLGLLLAGGATAGIAASLAADRLGKGVRTAPRDALISLSGPPETLGRAFGVHRAMDTTGALLGPLAAFAVLWATADAYDAVFAVSFCTGLLGVLLLVLYVPSAAPAPPVRSTPLRQGALRDPAFRRILYATSLLGAATIGDSFLYLLIQRGLDLPPALFPLLPLGAATGYLVCAVPAGRIADRVGRRLPFLAGHLALLGAYAVLLFPVAWPTVFAVPALLGVFYASTDGVLMALAGPLLHAHRRAGGLAVLQTGQALARLLGAAGFGAAWTFWGQGPALWTAALALAGALVAGWRILPVPVPVPVPVPAPAPAPAPAHDAPEEP; encoded by the coding sequence ATGTACCTGGCCAACACCGGCCGCCCGGACGCGCCGCCCCGCCCCGCCGGGGCCCGGCGGCGCGTCCCCGCCACGGTCGTCGCGCTGGGCGCGGTCAGCCTCGTCACCGACGTCTCCTCCGAGATGGTCACGGCCGTGCTGCCGCTCTACCTCGTCCTGGGCCTCGGCCTCTCACCCCTCCAGTTCGGTTTTCTGGACGGCATGTTCAACGGAGCCACCGCGCTGGTACGGCTCCTCGGCGGCCGGCTCGCCGACCGCGGCGGCCGTCACAAGCGGGTCGCCGGCGCGGGCTACCTCCTCTCCGCGCTGTCCCGGCTCGGGCTGCTCCTCGCCGGCGGCGCCACCGCCGGGATCGCCGCCTCACTCGCCGCCGACCGACTCGGCAAGGGCGTGCGCACCGCCCCGCGCGACGCGCTCATCTCGCTCAGCGGCCCACCGGAGACACTGGGCCGCGCGTTCGGCGTGCACCGCGCCATGGACACCACCGGCGCGCTGCTGGGCCCGCTCGCCGCATTCGCCGTGCTGTGGGCCACCGCCGACGCCTACGACGCGGTGTTCGCCGTCAGCTTCTGCACGGGCCTGCTCGGTGTGCTCCTGCTCGTCCTGTACGTCCCCTCCGCCGCCCCCGCGCCGCCCGTCCGGTCGACGCCCCTGCGGCAGGGGGCGCTTCGCGACCCGGCCTTCCGCCGGATCCTGTACGCCACTTCCCTGCTCGGAGCCGCCACCATCGGCGACTCCTTCCTCTACCTGCTCATCCAGCGCGGCCTCGACCTGCCGCCCGCCCTCTTCCCACTGCTGCCGCTCGGCGCCGCCACCGGGTACCTGGTGTGCGCCGTCCCGGCGGGCCGGATCGCCGACCGCGTGGGGCGCCGGCTGCCCTTCCTGGCCGGACACCTCGCGCTGCTCGGAGCGTATGCGGTCCTGCTGTTTCCCGTTGCCTGGCCCACCGTGTTCGCGGTGCCGGCGCTCCTCGGCGTCTTCTACGCCTCCACCGACGGGGTCCTGATGGCCTTGGCCGGTCCCCTGCTGCACGCGCACCGCCGGGCCGGCGGGCTGGCGGTGCTCCAGACCGGCCAGGCGCTGGCCCGGCTGCTGGGCGCCGCGGGCTTCGGGGCCGCCTGGACCTTCTGGGGGCAGGGGCCCGCCCTGTGGACGGCGGCGCTCGCGCTGGCCGGGGCGCTCGTGGCCGGCTGGCGCATCCTGCCCGTACCCGTACCCGTACCCGTACCCGTACCCGCGCCCGCGCCCGCACCCGCACCCGCCCACGACGCCCCGGAGGAACCGTGA
- a CDS encoding DUF2625 family protein: MDRRAGDPRTALGAGHSAWLSWIFSGGLREFYEGMRWDGWRSEVSVLDGRQGLSFFPPLWSAEARRDLSATSRRAVPMAELLGLGRDSCLQFDGTDPGFLGVV, from the coding sequence GTGGATCGGCGTGCGGGTGACCCGCGGACCGCCTTGGGCGCCGGCCACTCGGCGTGGCTGTCCTGGATCTTCTCCGGAGGACTCCGGGAGTTCTATGAAGGCATGCGGTGGGACGGCTGGCGCAGTGAGGTCTCCGTGCTGGACGGGCGGCAGGGACTGTCGTTCTTCCCGCCGTTGTGGTCGGCCGAGGCACGCCGGGACCTGTCGGCGACCAGCCGTCGCGCGGTGCCCATGGCGGAACTCCTCGGCCTGGGCCGCGACTCGTGCCTTCAGTTCGACGGCACCGACCCCGGCTTCCTCGGAGTCGTCTGA
- a CDS encoding endonuclease/exonuclease/phosphatase family protein: MVLRRGARWAAGAMAAVCMVLLLGPSAPGRGFPLAGRLRSAAAGEVVPDRVGTWNICNPCGGSGLNFGRAREIATAAPQVIGLQEACVRDVEEIRTYLEEVYGLVYRVAYGSVLRNWNRCGGLPWRPGGFGQAILSAAPMTDRVSVEYPDGGSEARGYLAVTTLVGGRPVRVFDTHLAERRQGEVRAGQVEVLAAEVARHDRAIVLGDFNAVPDAPELGPMWALARDTDPGCRPSPSPVGVDACTATTDWNSKFDYVFLRGIAPRTRRVRPSPYSDHHLLYTDLNRG, encoded by the coding sequence ATGGTGCTGAGAAGGGGCGCGCGGTGGGCCGCGGGCGCGATGGCCGCGGTCTGCATGGTGCTGCTCCTGGGCCCCAGCGCACCGGGCCGTGGCTTCCCCCTCGCCGGGCGCCTGCGTTCCGCCGCCGCCGGGGAGGTCGTACCGGACCGGGTCGGCACGTGGAACATCTGCAATCCGTGCGGTGGCAGCGGGCTCAACTTCGGCCGGGCGAGGGAGATCGCCACGGCCGCGCCGCAGGTCATCGGCCTGCAAGAGGCGTGCGTACGGGACGTCGAGGAGATCCGCACGTACCTGGAGGAGGTCTACGGGCTGGTCTACCGGGTCGCGTACGGCTCGGTCCTGCGGAACTGGAACCGCTGCGGGGGGCTGCCGTGGCGGCCGGGCGGCTTCGGCCAGGCGATCCTCTCGGCGGCGCCGATGACGGACCGGGTGAGCGTCGAATACCCCGACGGCGGCTCCGAGGCCCGCGGCTACCTGGCCGTCACCACGCTGGTGGGCGGCCGGCCCGTCCGCGTCTTCGACACCCACCTCGCCGAGCGCCGGCAGGGAGAGGTGCGGGCGGGCCAGGTGGAGGTGCTCGCCGCGGAAGTCGCCCGCCACGACCGTGCGATCGTCCTCGGCGACTTCAACGCCGTGCCGGACGCGCCCGAACTCGGCCCGATGTGGGCCCTGGCCCGGGACACGGACCCCGGCTGCCGCCCCTCCCCCTCCCCCGTCGGCGTCGACGCCTGCACGGCGACCACCGATTGGAACAGCAAGTTCGACTACGTGTTCCTCCGCGGCATCGCCCCGCGCACGCGCCGCGTCCGCCCCAGCCCGTACTCGGACCACCACCTGCTGTACACCGACCTGAACCGGGGGTAG
- a CDS encoding glycosyltransferase — protein sequence MPKIGVVVLTMGDRPAELRALLDSVAAQEGDPAAVVVLAQGVALSPLPDGVDGVELPENLGIPGGRNAGVRWLRERGGVDVVVVLDDDGSLPRTDTFRLVREAFAANQRLGVAGFRIADETGASQRRHVPRLGGRNPLVSGPVTTFLGGGHAIRMSVIDQVGDFPAPFFYAHEETDFAWRALNAGWEIDYRADMVLQHPRTAASRHKVYYRNTGRNRVWLAKRHLPAVLVPVYLATWAAYTLVQRPPLSGLVAWWSGFFEGVRTPCPPRRPMRWRTVWRMTRLGRPPVF from the coding sequence ATGCCGAAGATCGGGGTTGTGGTCCTGACCATGGGCGACCGGCCCGCAGAGCTGCGAGCCCTGCTGGACTCGGTCGCCGCCCAGGAAGGCGATCCGGCAGCGGTCGTGGTCCTGGCCCAGGGCGTTGCCCTGTCCCCGCTCCCGGACGGGGTGGACGGGGTCGAGCTGCCGGAGAACCTGGGGATCCCAGGTGGCCGTAACGCCGGCGTGCGGTGGCTGCGTGAGCGCGGCGGCGTCGACGTCGTGGTGGTCCTGGACGACGACGGATCGCTGCCGCGTACGGACACCTTCCGGCTGGTCCGGGAAGCATTCGCCGCCAACCAACGTCTGGGCGTCGCCGGCTTCCGGATCGCGGACGAGACCGGAGCGAGCCAGCGCCGCCACGTCCCCCGCCTGGGCGGCCGGAACCCGCTGGTGTCCGGACCGGTGACGACGTTCCTCGGCGGCGGCCACGCCATCCGCATGAGCGTGATCGACCAAGTGGGCGACTTCCCCGCCCCGTTCTTCTACGCCCACGAGGAAACCGACTTCGCCTGGCGGGCGCTGAACGCCGGATGGGAGATCGACTACCGGGCTGACATGGTGCTGCAGCACCCGCGCACCGCGGCCTCCCGCCACAAGGTGTACTACCGCAACACCGGCCGGAACCGGGTCTGGCTGGCCAAGCGGCACCTGCCGGCCGTCCTCGTACCGGTCTACCTGGCGACGTGGGCCGCGTACACCCTGGTGCAACGACCACCGCTGTCGGGGCTGGTCGCCTGGTGGTCCGGCTTCTTCGAAGGGGTACGCACACCGTGCCCGCCCAGGCGGCCCATGCGGTGGCGGACAGTATGGCGGATGACACGGCTGGGCCGCCCCCCGGTCTTCTGA
- a CDS encoding discoidin domain-containing protein produces MHLHASTPPPTSGIRLRPALLVLTAVLALVAGLLLAWPGRAGAAADPLISRGRPATASSTENSSLGAANAFDGSASTRWASAEGKDPQWIRVDLGAGATVSRVKLTWESAYAKAYRVEVSTDGTTWTKIAEEKAGNGGTDELAGLSGKGRYLRVYGTARGTAYGYSLFEAEVYGTTDSGPPPGGGAFTVVAAGDIAAQCTASDSGCAHPKTAALARQIDPKFYLTMGDNQYDDARIADFRAYYDKSWGAFKDKTHPVPGNHETYDPAGSLAGYKTYFGNIAYPQGKSYYSFDEGNWHFIALDSNAFDQAAQIDWLKADLAANGKQCIAAYWHHPLYSSGGHGNDPVSKPVWKILYGAKADLVLNGHDHHYERFAPQNPDGKAAADGIVEIVGGMGGAEPYPIEQVQPNSQKRISGQYGVLKLDFTDSGYSWSYVGTDGVKDTSPKYSCH; encoded by the coding sequence ATGCACCTGCACGCCTCCACCCCACCACCCACATCCGGCATCCGGCTTCGGCCCGCCCTCCTAGTCTTAACCGCCGTGCTCGCCCTCGTCGCCGGGCTCCTCCTCGCCTGGCCCGGCCGGGCGGGGGCCGCGGCCGACCCGCTCATCTCGCGCGGCAGGCCGGCCACCGCCTCGTCCACCGAGAATTCCTCGCTCGGCGCCGCGAACGCCTTCGACGGCTCCGCCTCGACCCGCTGGGCCAGCGCCGAGGGCAAGGACCCGCAGTGGATCCGCGTCGACCTCGGGGCCGGCGCCACCGTCTCCCGGGTCAAGCTGACCTGGGAGTCCGCCTACGCCAAGGCCTACCGCGTCGAGGTCTCCACCGACGGCACGACCTGGACCAAGATCGCCGAAGAGAAGGCCGGCAACGGCGGCACCGACGAACTCGCCGGCCTCTCCGGCAAGGGCAGGTACCTGCGCGTGTACGGCACGGCGCGCGGCACGGCGTACGGCTACTCCCTCTTCGAGGCCGAGGTCTACGGCACCACCGACAGCGGCCCGCCCCCCGGCGGCGGCGCCTTCACGGTCGTCGCGGCCGGTGACATCGCCGCCCAGTGCACGGCCTCCGACAGCGGCTGCGCGCACCCGAAGACCGCCGCCCTGGCCCGGCAGATCGACCCGAAGTTCTACCTGACGATGGGCGACAACCAGTACGACGACGCCCGGATCGCCGACTTCCGCGCCTACTACGACAAGAGCTGGGGGGCCTTCAAGGACAAGACCCACCCCGTGCCCGGCAACCACGAGACGTACGACCCGGCCGGCTCCCTCGCCGGATACAAGACGTACTTCGGGAACATCGCCTACCCCCAGGGCAAGAGCTACTACAGCTTCGACGAGGGCAACTGGCACTTCATCGCCCTCGACTCCAACGCCTTCGACCAGGCCGCCCAGATCGACTGGCTCAAGGCCGACCTCGCCGCCAACGGCAAGCAGTGCATCGCCGCCTACTGGCACCACCCGCTGTACTCCTCGGGCGGACACGGCAACGACCCCGTCTCCAAGCCCGTCTGGAAGATCCTCTACGGCGCCAAGGCCGACCTGGTCCTCAACGGACACGACCACCACTACGAGCGGTTCGCGCCGCAGAACCCCGACGGCAAGGCGGCCGCCGACGGGATCGTGGAGATCGTCGGCGGCATGGGCGGCGCCGAGCCCTACCCGATCGAGCAGGTGCAGCCCAACAGCCAGAAGCGCATCAGCGGCCAGTACGGCGTCCTGAAGCTCGACTTCACCGACTCCGGCTACAGCTGGAGCTACGTCGGTACCGACGGGGTCAAGGACACCAGCCCGAAGTACAGCTGCCACTGA